The stretch of DNA CTTCTTTACCTGATCCTGAACTTGCTTGGTCTGTCCCACATCCAGCTAATGCCCCCATTAGAAGTAGGAATAATAAGCTAATAATCGCAGTCTGTTTCTTCATCTCTCTAGTTCCCCCTTAATTTGTTGTTTCTAAACCCCAACGGCGAATGACATTTTGTTCCACTCGTTGGAAGAAAACAATATCAACCACAGTGCCAATGACACCAATGATAATCATAATGGCAATAACCATACTCATGTTTCCAAAATCTGAAGCGTATTTCAGGGTATACCCTAATCCAGGTCCTGTGCTTAGGATTTCCCCCGCCATAAGTGCACGCCAGGCAAATGCCCAACCAAGTCTTGCACCTGTTACGGCGTAAGGGACAGAGGCTGGAAAAATCACTCCAGTAAAGAGGTCGAACCCACCAGACCCCATCGTTTGTGCTGCTCGTATATAAAGAGGCGGCACATTTTTAATGCCTATTCTCATGTTAATCGTCATGACGAGCGTAGCACCAAGGATTACGATAAAAATGACCGATGTTTCATTCAGACCGAACCACATGATTGCAATGGGTAACCAAACAATACTAGGTACACTCTGTAATGCTAAAATCAGTGTTCCTAACGTTTCATCCGCGGTTTTATTTTTTGCTAAAAGAATGCCAAGACCTAAGCCTAGAACAATTGATATACCTAAACCAATGAATAAGCGGCGGAAGCTCGCTAAAATATCATAGATTAACGTTTTATCAGAAAAGCCCTTAACTAACGCTTCAAAGACATCCGTTGGTGCCGGCATAACAGAAGGTGAAACACCACTCACAGATACGCCCACCTGCCAGAACACAACTAAGGCTACAAAGAAGATAATACGTTTAATTGTTGGCTGCATAGGCTAATTCCTCTTTTACCACTTTATCAATCTCTGATTGTAATAAACTCATAATCTTTTCCTCTAATTTGGCTACCATTTGTGTATGGTTTTCTCGAGGCCTTGGTATTTTCACCTGAATATCTTCTAGTACCACACCTGGTCGTGTTCCCATAACAATGATTCTATCTGATAGTTTGATAGACTCACGAATACTATGCGTTACAAACAAAATCGTTTTTCTCGTTTCAATCCATATTTTTTCTAATTCAAGATGAAGCCTTGATCTGGTTTGTTCGTCAAGGGCTCCAAACGGTTCATCCATTAGTAAT from Bacillus sp. SLBN-46 encodes:
- a CDS encoding ABC transporter permease — encoded protein: MQPTIKRIIFFVALVVFWQVGVSVSGVSPSVMPAPTDVFEALVKGFSDKTLIYDILASFRRLFIGLGISIVLGLGLGILLAKNKTADETLGTLILALQSVPSIVWLPIAIMWFGLNETSVIFIVILGATLVMTINMRIGIKNVPPLYIRAAQTMGSGGFDLFTGVIFPASVPYAVTGARLGWAFAWRALMAGEILSTGPGLGYTLKYASDFGNMSMVIAIMIIIGVIGTVVDIVFFQRVEQNVIRRWGLETTN